Part of the Terriglobia bacterium genome, CGCGGAGCCCGTGCGCAAGCTAAAACCAAAGCGAGGAACGAGGCGAAAAAACTCGGTTACAGGCATTTCCCCAATTTCGGAAACAGGACCAGCTGATTATGGTTCCGGAACCGGGCATCCTGCTGCTCTTGGGGATAGCTTTG contains:
- a CDS encoding PEP-CTERM sorting domain-containing protein; the encoded protein is MVPEPGILLLLGIALVSIAILAKYRP